The following proteins are co-located in the Roseovarius arcticus genome:
- a CDS encoding LysR family transcriptional regulator gives MTSSLPPLSCFRAFEATARHLSFTLAAKEMNVTQSAVSQQVRTLEDRLGQALFDRKT, from the coding sequence ATGACCAGTTCCTTGCCGCCACTCTCTTGCTTTCGGGCGTTCGAGGCGACAGCCCGTCACCTGAGCTTTACCCTTGCCGCCAAAGAGATGAATGTGACCCAATCGGCGGTCAGCCAACAGGTGCGGACGCTGGAGGATAGGCTGGGTCAGGCGCTGTTCGACCGCAAGACTTAA
- a CDS encoding carboxymuconolactone decarboxylase family protein — MDDDLRGKGEAARREVLGDAYVDRAVDGATAFSQPFQDVLNEYCWGMVWSDDALERKQRSLMNLGMLAALGRMQEFRTHFRGAVRNGATQDELRAALTQIAVYCGVPAGVEAFRAANEVNAQIAEEAAKGSGQE; from the coding sequence ATGGATGATGACCTTCGAGGCAAGGGCGAAGCGGCACGACGCGAGGTGCTGGGCGATGCATATGTGGACCGGGCAGTCGACGGCGCGACCGCGTTCTCGCAACCTTTTCAGGATGTACTGAACGAGTATTGCTGGGGCATGGTTTGGAGCGATGACGCCCTTGAGCGTAAACAGCGCAGCCTGATGAACTTGGGAATGCTGGCAGCACTTGGCAGAATGCAGGAATTTCGTACGCATTTTCGCGGTGCAGTCCGCAACGGCGCGACGCAGGACGAATTGCGCGCGGCCCTAACACAGATCGCCGTCTATTGCGGTGTCCCCGCAGGCGTCGAAGCCTTCCGCGCCGCCAATGAGGTCAACGCGCAAATAGCCGAAGAAGCCGCCAAAGGCTCCGGTCAGGAGTAA
- a CDS encoding acetate--CoA ligase family protein: protein MTPQQRANFGRLLNPRHIAFIGGTDAATAIREARRRGFTAQIWAVNPARAELAGVPCLSSLDDLPEAPDAAYIAVPVASAIDTVARLAAMGAGGVVCYSAGFKESGPEGAASEEALKRAVGDMALIGPNCYGVINYVGNSALWSFEHGGASPGYGAAIITQSGMLSSDITMSQRSLPMAYMVSAGNQAVLGLEDYVDFFADDEAVRAIGLHIEGLQDIPKFERAALRALARGTPIVALKTGTSAIGGALTISHTGSLSGAKELYQALFERTGVISVTSPAQMLETLKYLCVVGAPKGPRVAGFTCSGGGATMLADHAEGIGLEFPAIAPQVAAGLKALLPSIATVSNPLDYTTPIWGQFERTKPVFAAMMQAVGADSALLVQDYPLPGLDGSKIHYQNDAAAFAEAAKEQGVPAAICATLPENLDPETREFLIGKGVAPMQGLHETLNAIAAAADWTAARDRIMRDPPLPLEVRMTGTASRILTEDAGKAWVKAAGLPVPKGRVVRATDAADAAEAIGYPVVLKMMGAKLAHKTEMGAVVVGLDSAVAVARAVQTMRTRVAACDPEAVTDRFLVEAMSPRPLAELLVGLRHDPQFGYALTLGSGGVLVELVGDARTLLLPCVTRDIELALASLKVAGLLAGFRGSDAADLGQISSILHLFCSNVLAREIVIEEIEINPLFIYPESVTAVDVLMRCTE, encoded by the coding sequence ATGACGCCGCAGCAGCGTGCCAATTTTGGGCGGCTTTTGAACCCCCGCCATATCGCGTTTATCGGTGGGACGGATGCAGCCACAGCGATCAGGGAGGCGCGCAGGCGCGGTTTTACCGCCCAGATCTGGGCGGTAAATCCGGCCCGCGCTGAACTAGCCGGCGTGCCCTGTCTGTCCAGTCTCGACGATCTTCCAGAGGCGCCGGATGCGGCATATATCGCCGTTCCTGTCGCGTCTGCGATTGATACCGTGGCGCGGTTGGCCGCGATGGGAGCAGGCGGCGTGGTGTGCTATTCGGCTGGTTTTAAGGAGTCGGGACCGGAGGGTGCCGCCTCCGAAGAGGCGCTTAAGCGTGCGGTTGGCGACATGGCTCTGATTGGGCCGAATTGCTATGGCGTGATCAACTATGTCGGCAACTCGGCATTGTGGTCTTTTGAGCATGGTGGCGCGTCGCCGGGCTATGGAGCAGCCATCATCACGCAGTCGGGCATGCTGTCGTCTGACATCACGATGAGCCAGCGGTCGCTGCCAATGGCTTACATGGTTTCGGCCGGCAACCAAGCGGTCCTGGGGCTGGAGGATTACGTCGACTTTTTCGCAGATGACGAGGCCGTCCGCGCCATTGGCCTGCATATCGAGGGGTTGCAGGATATTCCCAAATTCGAGCGCGCCGCGCTCAGGGCGCTGGCACGCGGCACGCCTATTGTGGCGCTGAAAACCGGCACCTCGGCCATAGGCGGCGCGTTAACGATTAGCCATACCGGCTCGCTTTCGGGTGCAAAGGAACTCTATCAGGCGCTGTTTGAGCGCACCGGCGTCATAAGCGTCACCAGCCCGGCGCAAATGCTGGAGACGCTGAAGTATCTCTGCGTCGTCGGCGCGCCGAAAGGGCCGCGCGTTGCAGGTTTCACTTGCTCAGGTGGCGGTGCGACGATGCTGGCAGATCATGCTGAGGGCATTGGGCTGGAATTCCCTGCCATTGCGCCGCAAGTGGCAGCGGGCCTAAAGGCACTGCTTCCCAGCATTGCCACGGTGTCGAACCCTCTGGATTACACGACACCAATATGGGGACAGTTTGAGCGTACGAAACCGGTCTTTGCCGCTATGATGCAGGCCGTAGGTGCCGATTCCGCGCTTCTGGTGCAGGATTACCCGCTACCGGGGCTGGACGGCTCCAAGATACATTATCAGAACGACGCCGCCGCCTTTGCCGAGGCCGCCAAGGAGCAGGGCGTGCCTGCCGCGATTTGTGCCACCTTGCCGGAAAACCTTGATCCTGAAACGCGCGAGTTCCTGATCGGCAAAGGTGTCGCCCCCATGCAGGGGCTTCATGAGACGCTGAATGCCATCGCTGCCGCCGCAGATTGGACTGCAGCCAGAGATCGGATCATGCGTGATCCGCCCCTTCCGCTAGAGGTCCGCATGACAGGCACGGCATCCCGGATATTGACCGAAGACGCAGGAAAAGCGTGGGTCAAGGCAGCCGGATTGCCCGTGCCGAAGGGACGCGTCGTCCGCGCCACAGACGCAGCCGACGCCGCAGAGGCCATTGGCTATCCCGTCGTTCTCAAGATGATGGGCGCAAAGCTGGCCCACAAGACCGAGATGGGCGCGGTCGTGGTCGGGCTGGACAGCGCCGTGGCCGTGGCGCGCGCCGTGCAGACGATGCGGACCCGCGTCGCCGCCTGCGACCCCGAAGCGGTGACGGACAGGTTTCTGGTCGAAGCCATGTCCCCCAGACCTTTAGCTGAATTGCTCGTCGGGCTTAGGCACGATCCGCAGTTCGGCTATGCGCTCACCCTTGGAAGTGGCGGTGTTCTGGTCGAACTGGTTGGAGATGCGCGCACCCTTTTGCTGCCTTGCGTGACCCGCGATATTGAACTGGCGCTGGCATCGCTCAAGGTCGCTGGACTGCTTGCAGGGTTTCGGGGCTCGGATGCGGCGGACCTCGGGCAGATCTCGTCGATCCTTCACCTTTTTTGCAGCAATGTGTTGGCTAGAGAGATCGTTATCGAAGAGATCGAAATCAACCCGCTCTTTATTTATCCCGAGAGCGTTACTGCCGTAGACGTACTGATGCGCTGCACCGAATAG
- a CDS encoding acyl-CoA dehydrogenase family protein, with protein sequence MNTQTSHETELLLNTVRNFMEAEIYPHEDMVDRTGEVPEALGRQIEARAKEVGLFAANLPEDVGGGGLNYSEMAVIEREYGKTTHALHSWIARPTELLLACEGDQIERYLTPCVTGEKRELFALTEPEAGSDVMGMKSRAVRDGDDWILNGSKHFISGPCMPDFAIVFAATGMDETKRGPRKRVTAFLVDIGIPGFECREGNKCVSYRGYKNFQLSFDNVRLGPGQLLGEEGRGLELAGKWLGMGRIWVGATCCGKAERLMGMATDWAANRKQFGKPIGTFQATGFRLADMAIGLRAADLLVADAVQRADAGQLEDADAAMVKVFCSEMLNKVADDTVQIYGGMGLMEELPIHRLWRDSRLERIWDGTSEIQRHIITRSILRPLGA encoded by the coding sequence ATGAACACTCAGACATCGCATGAGACTGAATTGCTGCTGAACACAGTGCGCAATTTTATGGAGGCTGAGATTTATCCGCATGAGGACATGGTTGACCGCACCGGAGAGGTGCCCGAGGCACTAGGCCGCCAGATTGAAGCGCGCGCAAAGGAGGTCGGCCTTTTCGCCGCGAACCTGCCCGAGGATGTGGGCGGCGGCGGGCTGAACTATTCCGAAATGGCGGTGATCGAGCGGGAGTATGGCAAAACCACTCATGCGCTACACAGCTGGATTGCACGCCCGACCGAGCTCCTACTGGCCTGCGAGGGCGACCAAATCGAGCGTTACCTGACCCCGTGCGTGACCGGCGAAAAGCGTGAGCTGTTTGCCCTGACCGAGCCTGAGGCGGGATCAGACGTGATGGGGATGAAATCGCGCGCGGTGCGTGATGGCGATGACTGGATCCTCAATGGCTCCAAGCATTTCATTTCCGGCCCGTGTATGCCGGATTTTGCTATCGTATTCGCAGCGACCGGAATGGATGAGACAAAGCGCGGCCCGCGCAAGCGTGTGACCGCATTTCTGGTCGATATCGGCATCCCCGGCTTTGAGTGCCGTGAGGGCAACAAATGCGTCTCCTATCGCGGCTACAAGAATTTTCAGTTGAGCTTCGACAACGTCCGGTTGGGGCCGGGACAGCTCCTGGGCGAGGAGGGGCGCGGGCTAGAGCTGGCTGGCAAATGGCTGGGCATGGGGCGTATCTGGGTAGGCGCCACCTGCTGCGGCAAGGCCGAGCGGCTGATGGGAATGGCCACTGACTGGGCCGCAAATCGCAAGCAGTTTGGCAAGCCCATCGGCACCTTTCAGGCGACTGGATTTCGGCTGGCAGACATGGCCATTGGGCTGAGGGCCGCCGACCTGCTGGTCGCCGACGCCGTGCAGCGCGCCGATGCGGGCCAGCTAGAGGATGCCGATGCCGCTATGGTCAAGGTTTTCTGTTCGGAAATGCTGAACAAGGTTGCCGACGATACGGTGCAGATTTATGGCGGAATGGGCCTGATGGAGGAATTGCCGATCCACCGCCTGTGGCGCGATTCCCGGCTTGAACGTATTTGGGACGGCACCAGCGAAATCCAGCGCCATATCATCACGCGCTCAATCTTGAGGCCGCTGGGGGCATGA
- a CDS encoding HD domain-containing protein — MQTVKFRKLIDGDREDYEFLEECEITYASQVGTRLLETLEKLESAMSGFQVTRLEHCLQTASRAWRDGADTDWIVSALLHDIGDIHSPYDHDEYAALILRPFVREQCSWTVKQHGEFQKFYYAEQMGKDPNTRERHRENPYFDDCAVFCER; from the coding sequence ATGCAGACAGTGAAGTTCCGTAAACTCATTGATGGCGATCGCGAAGACTACGAATTTCTCGAAGAATGCGAGATCACCTATGCATCGCAGGTCGGGACTCGTTTGTTGGAAACACTAGAAAAACTCGAATCCGCAATGTCGGGCTTTCAGGTGACGCGGCTAGAGCATTGCCTGCAAACGGCGAGCCGCGCATGGCGCGATGGCGCCGATACCGACTGGATCGTTAGTGCGTTGCTGCATGATATTGGTGACATTCATTCACCCTATGACCACGACGAGTATGCAGCGCTGATCCTTCGCCCCTTCGTGCGCGAGCAATGCAGTTGGACGGTCAAGCAACACGGCGAATTTCAGAAGTTTTACTACGCAGAGCAGATGGGTAAGGACCCGAACACGCGCGAGCGACATCGCGAAAATCCGTATTTTGACGATTGCGCGGTGTTTTGCGAACGCTAA
- a CDS encoding aromatic ring-hydroxylating oxygenase subunit alpha, which translates to MLDRKMSGHTIGAFHTVDDLLANCIAPAERASSLPPTCYSDEAFRKRETAAIFQRKWIGIGHAGRFKKSGDYEAITIADVPLIVLRDKVGKLRAFANSCRHRGARLLEGEGNCRGIKCPFHCWSYKLDGTLVGVPHAEEIEDFDKSQYGLIEFRADEANGLAFVCLNADAPELEDQLGDFAKLHAPWPMDTLVPTRRRSFEVNCNWKVFLDVFDEYYHLPFVHPDTVNSLYNRPKPGDDARGEYASQYGATEGTGGLLEGQQDHAFPPMPGLDPAVANGVRYTWVFPNMAFAVGRDAIWIYEATPINARQCHVTMTACFPREVVAQPGFDDKVAHYYERLDAAIAEDIPALQNQQIGLNSPYAMQGRVHPLLESNVASFARWYAQQLI; encoded by the coding sequence ATGTTGGACAGAAAAATGAGCGGGCACACTATCGGCGCGTTTCACACCGTTGACGACCTTCTTGCAAATTGTATCGCCCCCGCCGAAAGGGCCAGTAGCCTACCGCCCACCTGCTACAGCGACGAGGCATTTCGGAAACGTGAGACCGCGGCAATCTTTCAACGTAAATGGATCGGCATTGGGCATGCGGGGCGTTTCAAAAAATCCGGTGATTACGAGGCGATCACCATTGCCGACGTCCCGCTGATTGTTTTGCGCGACAAAGTTGGAAAGCTGCGGGCCTTTGCCAATTCGTGCCGTCACCGCGGCGCGCGCCTGCTGGAGGGCGAAGGAAATTGCCGTGGCATCAAATGCCCGTTCCATTGCTGGAGTTATAAGCTGGATGGAACCCTCGTCGGCGTGCCTCATGCCGAAGAAATTGAGGATTTCGACAAATCTCAATACGGGCTGATTGAGTTCAGGGCCGACGAAGCAAACGGTCTGGCGTTTGTATGCCTCAATGCCGACGCCCCCGAACTTGAGGATCAGCTAGGCGATTTCGCCAAGCTGCACGCGCCCTGGCCGATGGATACGCTGGTCCCAACGCGGCGCCGATCTTTCGAGGTGAATTGCAACTGGAAGGTCTTTCTCGACGTATTCGACGAGTACTACCACCTGCCATTTGTGCATCCTGATACCGTCAATTCGCTTTATAACCGTCCCAAGCCGGGCGATGACGCCAGAGGTGAATACGCCTCGCAATATGGTGCGACCGAGGGTACGGGCGGCTTGCTTGAGGGCCAACAGGATCACGCGTTTCCGCCGATGCCGGGCCTTGATCCCGCTGTGGCGAATGGTGTGCGCTATACGTGGGTCTTTCCGAACATGGCCTTTGCCGTCGGCCGCGATGCGATCTGGATATACGAGGCCACACCGATCAACGCGCGCCAGTGCCACGTGACCATGACCGCGTGTTTTCCGCGCGAGGTAGTGGCGCAGCCCGGTTTTGACGACAAGGTCGCGCATTATTACGAACGTTTGGATGCGGCCATTGCCGAGGATATTCCTGCACTGCAAAACCAGCAGATCGGCCTCAATTCGCCCTACGCCATGCAGGGCCGCGTTCATCCACTGCTAGAATCAAATGTTGCGTCATTTGCACGTTGGTATGCGCAGCAGCTGATTTGA